Proteins co-encoded in one Arachis hypogaea cultivar Tifrunner chromosome 13, arahy.Tifrunner.gnm2.J5K5, whole genome shotgun sequence genomic window:
- the LOC112771574 gene encoding magnesium transporter MRS2-4-like → MGKGPFFFRRSASRRRQRKIVIPSESPPPPHLSPLGSAMIAGGGAISITKVKKKAGGARLWMRFDRTGRTELVELDKNAIIRHAAIPARDLRILGPVFSQSSHILAREKAMVVNLEFIKAVVTAEDVLLLDPLRREVLPFVEHLRQQLRHKYQPKLSGPAGEQESEMQVSDGRQWLPVPKPTEGLQSELPFEFQVLEIALEVVCTSLESSVEDLERDAYPVLDDLARNVSTKNLEHVRSLKSNVTRLLAQVQKVRDEIEHLLDDNEDMAQLYLTRKWLQNQQLDAHVGATPSNHPASIRQIGSKRSGSLVNFTFGEENDVEDLEMLLEAYFMQLDGSRNKILSVREYIDDTEDYVNIQLDNHRNELIQLQLTLIIASFAISIENLLAGTFGMNIPCSLYEVQGLFWPFVWTTNAGSLILFLLIMAYARSIKLLGP, encoded by the exons ATGGGCAAGGGCCCCTTCTTCTTTCGCCGCTCCGCCTCTCGCCGCCGTCAGAGGAAGATCGTCATTCCGTCCGAGTCTCCTCCTCCGCCGCATTTGTCGCCGCTCGGCAGCGCCATGATCGCCGGTGGCGGTGCCATTTCCATCACGAAGGTCAAGAAGAAGGCTGGCGGGGCGAGGCTGTGGATGCGGTTTGACCGGACAGGGCGGACGGAGCTGGTGGAACTTGACAAAAACGCCATCATCCGCCATGCCGCAATTCCCGCCAGAGATCTCAGAATCTTGGGCCCTGTTTTCTCCCAGTCCTCCCATATTCTTG CTAGAGAGAAAGCAATGGTTGTTAATTTGGAGTTTATAAAGGCTGTAGTCACAGCTGAAGACGTGCTATTGCTTGATCCTCTACGCCGCGAGGTTCTTCCATTTGTTGAACATCTCAGGCAACAACTTCGACATAAATATCAACCTAAACTTAGTGGGCCTGCAGGTGAACAAGAAAGCGAAATGCAGGTTTCGGATGGCAGACAATGGTTGCCAGTGCCAAAGCCTACTGAAGGGTTGCAATCTGAGCTTCCATTTGAGTTTCAGGTTTTGGAGATTGCTTTAGAAGTTGTGTGTACCTCCCTGGAATCAAGTGTGGAAGACCTCGAGAGAGATGCTTACCCTGTATTAGATGATTTGGCCAGAAATGTTAGTACCAAGAATCTTGAACATGTGCGAAGTTTGAAGAGCAATGTTACTCGTTTGTTGGCACAAGTGCAGAAG GTACGAGATGAAATTGAACATCTGTTAGATGACAACGAAGACATGGCGCAACTATATTTGACAAGGAAGTGGCTGCAGAATCAGCAACTTGATGCTCATGTTGGGGCCACACCCTCAAACCACCCTGCTAGTATCCGTCAAATTGGTTCTAAAAGAAGTGGAAGTCTGGTAAACTTCACCTTTGGAGAAGAGAATGACGTGGAGGATTTGGAGATGTTACTTGAGGCATATTTTATGCAGTTGGATGGAAGTCGCAACAAGATATTGTCG GTTAGGGAGTATATTGATGATACAGAAGACTATGTCAACATCCAACTTGATAATCACAGAAACGAACTTATTCAGCTGCAATTGACATTGATCATTGCCTCATTTGCAATTTCTATTGAAAATTTGTTGGCCGGTACATTTGGTATGAACATTCCTTGTTCACTATATGAAGTACAAGGACTATTTTGGCCCTTTGTTTGGACCACAAATGCTGGTTCATTAATCCTTTTCTTGCTTATAATGGCATATGCAAGATCCATAAAATTGCTTGGGCCATAA